Proteins encoded by one window of Collimonas fungivorans:
- the tssA gene encoding type VI secretion system protein TssA: MFSVDQLLNPVSDAAPCGADLSFSSDLDAIANARRFDDPSLDQGEWVTELKEADWGFVVDNCARLIETQSKDLRLAVWLAEANAKVRHFSGLADGYLLLAGLSDRYWENLHPVPDDDDQELRVGNLSWLLTRSVQLIREIPITEGRGTAFSSVDFESARIRAASEERDRANGESVSNEGVKLADIEAAKRKSSPKFYEKLLADASLCQQALLQLEKSIDFRVGQDGPAFSAAKDALESVIAVITRFAQEAGVNTGSAPKAGSNDTQTAPTVQQEVSKVEQAQATLNGPIQNRAQALAQLRHVADFFRRTEPHSPVAYLADKAASWGDLPLHHWLRTVIKDPGSLAHVEELLGLHGNQQNDEN, translated from the coding sequence ATGTTTTCTGTCGATCAATTACTCAATCCCGTCAGCGATGCCGCACCGTGCGGCGCCGACCTGTCTTTCTCAAGCGACCTGGATGCGATTGCCAACGCCCGGCGCTTTGACGATCCCTCGCTCGACCAGGGCGAATGGGTCACCGAACTCAAGGAGGCGGACTGGGGTTTCGTCGTCGACAATTGCGCGCGGCTGATCGAAACCCAGAGCAAGGATCTGCGGCTGGCGGTCTGGCTGGCGGAAGCCAATGCCAAGGTACGCCATTTCAGCGGCCTGGCTGACGGCTACCTGCTGCTGGCCGGCTTGAGCGACAGGTATTGGGAAAACTTGCATCCGGTGCCGGATGACGACGACCAGGAATTGCGGGTCGGCAACCTGAGCTGGCTGTTGACGCGCTCGGTGCAGCTGATACGCGAAATACCGATCACTGAAGGCCGCGGCACCGCTTTTTCCAGCGTCGATTTTGAATCGGCGCGCATCCGCGCAGCCAGTGAAGAACGAGACCGGGCCAACGGCGAGAGCGTCAGCAACGAAGGCGTCAAGCTGGCGGACATCGAAGCGGCAAAACGCAAATCGTCGCCGAAGTTTTATGAAAAATTATTGGCCGACGCCAGCTTGTGCCAGCAAGCGCTGCTGCAGCTGGAAAAATCGATCGATTTCCGCGTGGGCCAGGATGGCCCGGCTTTTTCGGCGGCCAAGGACGCCCTGGAAAGTGTGATTGCGGTCATCACCCGCTTCGCCCAGGAAGCCGGGGTCAACACGGGCAGCGCGCCGAAAGCCGGCAGCAACGATACACAAACCGCACCCACGGTGCAGCAGGAGGTAAGCAAGGTGGAGCAAGCACAAGCCACGCTGAACGGCCCGATACAGAACCGCGCCCAGGCGCTGGCGCAACTGCGCCATGTGGCCGATTTTTTCCGCCGCACCGAGCCGCACAGCCCGGTCGCCTACCTGGCGGACAAGGCTGCCAGCTGGGGCGACCTGCCGCTGCACCACTGGCTGCGCACGGTCATCAAGGATCCAGGCTCGCTGGCGCATGTGGAAGAACTGCTCGGGCTGCACGGCAACCAGCAGAACGACGAAAACTAA
- a CDS encoding OmpA family protein: MRYLSIALTSLFVSNLALAQNVAPPVATPKPGQILVSGTVPDEASKQSALSKLQELYGADRVVDQISVGSVVSPANWNGYVQKLINPSLKQVSRGQLKIDGNTVTINGEVSNEAQRQQIASEIAGNLNPTYTVKNGLRVSASEQNVLDQTLANRTIEFESGQATLTPSGMRILDEMSAALLKVKDKKVEIIGHTDNQGLRARNVSLSKARADAVKDYLAQKGINPDSVVTSGQGPDRPIMTNDTADGRSRNRRIEFRVSQ, encoded by the coding sequence ATGCGTTATCTGAGCATTGCCCTGACATCGTTATTCGTGTCGAACCTGGCGCTGGCACAAAATGTCGCGCCGCCCGTGGCTACCCCGAAACCGGGCCAGATCCTGGTCAGCGGCACGGTGCCGGACGAAGCCAGCAAGCAGAGCGCGCTGAGCAAGCTGCAGGAACTGTACGGCGCCGACCGCGTAGTCGACCAGATCTCGGTCGGTTCGGTGGTGTCGCCGGCCAACTGGAACGGTTATGTGCAGAAGCTGATCAATCCGAGCCTGAAGCAGGTCAGCCGCGGCCAGCTGAAGATCGACGGCAATACCGTCACCATCAACGGCGAAGTCAGCAATGAAGCGCAGCGCCAGCAGATCGCCAGCGAAATCGCCGGCAACCTGAATCCGACTTACACCGTCAAGAACGGCTTGCGGGTTTCTGCCTCGGAGCAGAATGTCCTCGACCAGACCCTGGCCAACCGCACCATCGAATTCGAAAGCGGGCAAGCCACGCTGACGCCGTCCGGCATGCGCATCCTCGACGAAATGTCGGCCGCGCTGCTGAAGGTGAAAGACAAGAAGGTGGAAATCATCGGCCATACCGACAACCAGGGTTTGCGGGCGCGTAACGTCTCGCTGAGCAAGGCGCGCGCCGATGCGGTGAAGGATTACCTGGCGCAGAAGGGCATCAATCCGGACAGCGTCGTGACCTCGGGCCAGGGGCCGGACCGGCCGATCATGACCAACGATACCGCCGACGGCCGCTCGCGCAACCGTCGTATCGAATTCCGGGTATCGCAGTAA
- the tagF gene encoding type VI secretion system-associated protein TagF translates to MSVGEKLANIGYFGKIPSRGDFIKATDNMPLVSILDEWLAQAMDLLSAEPRWKIAYDAVSPLHFAFIGPRSKRAIAGHLIASNDQANRRFPFLAVSTMEIDEPQDFTAKSPMAFSRLWNRLETQASEVVAATDPAISLQNLTATGIPLQLGSGAYHAAFTDFMEIQTVGGLENMLHSAGFKGSLRHLVLALGILLQPVMASSSSRLEKSLVMPLPDDPMYRNLVASYWLHLITPFLLRGNFELATFVTKINDRPSMVIGFSGASPRTLQAIMDPQVALEHHISFEDASWVEEQVKSDYSITKIASYLAQPTLSLKSAHDSFRDAFIGA, encoded by the coding sequence ATGAGCGTAGGAGAAAAATTGGCTAACATCGGTTATTTCGGCAAGATCCCCAGCCGCGGCGATTTCATCAAGGCCACCGACAACATGCCGCTGGTGTCTATCCTTGACGAATGGCTGGCGCAAGCGATGGACCTGCTGTCGGCCGAGCCGCGCTGGAAAATCGCTTACGATGCTGTCAGCCCGCTGCATTTCGCTTTCATCGGCCCGCGCAGCAAACGCGCCATCGCCGGCCACCTGATCGCCAGTAACGACCAGGCTAACCGCCGTTTCCCTTTCCTCGCGGTCAGCACCATGGAAATCGACGAGCCGCAGGATTTCACGGCGAAGAGCCCGATGGCGTTCTCGCGCCTGTGGAACCGGCTGGAAACCCAGGCTTCGGAAGTGGTGGCCGCCACCGATCCGGCGATCTCCCTGCAGAACCTGACCGCCACCGGCATCCCCTTGCAACTGGGCAGCGGCGCTTATCACGCGGCTTTCACCGATTTCATGGAAATCCAGACCGTAGGCGGCCTGGAGAACATGCTGCACAGCGCAGGTTTCAAGGGCTCTTTGCGGCACCTGGTGCTGGCGCTGGGCATCTTGCTGCAGCCGGTGATGGCGAGTTCGTCGTCGCGCCTGGAAAAAAGCCTGGTGATGCCTTTGCCGGACGACCCCATGTACCGCAACCTGGTGGCGTCCTACTGGCTGCACCTGATCACGCCATTCCTGTTGCGCGGCAATTTCGAACTGGCGACCTTCGTGACCAAGATCAACGACCGGCCGTCCATGGTGATCGGCTTCAGCGGCGCTTCGCCGCGCACCCTGCAAGCCATCATGGATCCGCAGGTCGCGCTGGAGCACCATATTTCTTTCGAGGACGCCAGCTGGGTCGAAGAACAGGTCAAGTCGGATTACAGCATCACGAAGATCGCCAGCTACCTGGCGCAACCCACCCTATCTTTAAAATCGGCTCATGATTCGTTTCGTGACGCATTTATTGGAGCCTGA
- the tssM gene encoding type VI secretion system membrane subunit TssM — protein MQRIWQFLTNTRTLAVVGFVALACFLFLAADALQIDGIWVVVFLVAILLIWGLVVLYRKQRTKTASKNFSSMLEGQAEKGSDKPSVVGRDETETIRKRMLEAISTIKNSKLGEKSGATALYELPWYMIIGNPAAGKSTAVANSGLQFPLADKNSNIVQGVGGTRNCDWFFTTDGILLDTAGRYSVHEEDRAEWFSFLGLLKKHRSRAPINGIIIAVSVAELAGNRPEFGINLAKNLRQRVQELTEKLEVFAPVYVMFTKADLITGFTEFFVDMDRGEKDRVWGATLPYSRKTSSQDVLAYFDERFDELFEGLKEISLANMALSRGDRLPPGVLTFPLEFAAVKSSLRAFIATLFEENPFQFKPVFRGFYFTSALQEGSGLSTSSERIAERFDLKLQALERPEIHSKHGFFLLNLFRKVIFADKDLVSQYASRHKTRLRYTMFFAATAFVGLALAGWSWSYMGNRQLTANVQADLDKAIKLQEKRLDLQSRFEAMEILQDRIEQLQKYDNHRPLSLGFGLYQGELLEQKLREEYFAGIKDIMLKPVTANIESFLSEMNAHAGSLEPMSRPVQLVAGAAQPAAGAAAAASTAAAQAANAGSTQQYKDSSPTNVEDGYNALKTYLMLSDRSRAESSHLNDQLTRFWRGWLESNRGNMTREQMIRSAERLMSFYLSQVSDPSWPTIESKLTLVDQSRDNLRRVVRGMAARDRVYADIKARASTRFPSITVASIVGDQDKELIVGSYAIPGTFTRDAWEKFVQGAFKEAANKELQSADWVLKTASSDDLTLEGSPEQIQKALVTQYKTEYAKEWQKFMQGANIADLGGFDNAVKAMNRFGDPSTSPINKFITAVYQQTSWDNPSLLNTGLGRAQSGFIAWFKQTILRQAPSGVNVNVNLNANTDPTAAPMGPVGKEFAGVARMVTAKDKDATLMRGYMESLSKLRTRFNQIKNQGDTGPGANQLMQQTLNGSGSELADALKYVDEQMLVGMSDSQKQAIRPILVRPLIQAFAVTIKPTEAEMNRTWLAQVYSPFEKTLAEKYPFAANSKIEATSAEIGQTFGPDGSIAKFVNSSMGPLVVRRGDTLAAKTWADMGITLSPTMVSSFARWVAPLGASSAAAGGSAGGADAQTVFQIQALPAGGTTEYTIEIDGQQLRYRNTQAQWTNFVWPNPQGVAGARITAVTFDGRTVEIANQPGRFGLERLINTAVRKRKDGNFELSWTNENITVPINLKIISSPQVSAKSPDGGAQQGQGFRGMRLPETIVGTAASPVSNPAAPAVGAAPAPAVGAAGTAPAPATTAAAAPAAVAPATVATAGGAAQ, from the coding sequence ATGCAACGAATTTGGCAATTCCTGACGAATACACGAACCCTGGCGGTGGTCGGATTTGTGGCGCTGGCCTGCTTTCTCTTTCTCGCCGCGGACGCCTTGCAAATCGACGGCATCTGGGTCGTGGTTTTCCTGGTTGCAATCCTGCTGATATGGGGATTGGTCGTGCTGTACCGCAAACAGCGGACCAAGACGGCGTCGAAAAATTTCAGCTCGATGCTGGAAGGCCAGGCCGAGAAGGGCAGCGACAAACCGAGCGTGGTCGGCCGCGACGAAACCGAGACCATACGCAAGCGGATGCTGGAAGCGATTTCCACCATCAAGAATTCCAAGCTTGGCGAAAAGTCCGGCGCTACCGCTTTATATGAGTTGCCGTGGTACATGATCATCGGCAATCCGGCCGCCGGCAAAAGCACGGCGGTCGCCAATTCCGGCCTGCAGTTTCCGCTGGCCGACAAGAACAGCAACATCGTGCAGGGCGTAGGCGGCACCCGTAACTGCGACTGGTTCTTTACCACCGACGGCATCCTGCTGGATACCGCGGGACGTTATTCGGTGCATGAAGAAGACCGCGCGGAGTGGTTCAGTTTCCTCGGCCTGCTGAAGAAGCACCGCAGCCGGGCGCCGATCAACGGCATCATCATCGCCGTCAGCGTCGCCGAGCTGGCCGGCAACCGGCCTGAGTTCGGCATCAACCTGGCCAAGAACCTGCGCCAGCGAGTGCAGGAGCTGACCGAAAAGCTGGAAGTGTTCGCGCCGGTCTATGTCATGTTTACCAAGGCCGACCTGATTACCGGCTTCACCGAATTTTTCGTCGACATGGACCGCGGCGAAAAAGACCGGGTCTGGGGCGCGACCCTGCCTTACAGCCGCAAGACCAGCAGCCAGGATGTGCTGGCGTATTTCGACGAACGCTTCGATGAGCTGTTCGAAGGCCTGAAAGAAATCAGCCTGGCCAACATGGCCCTGAGCCGGGGCGACCGCCTGCCGCCCGGGGTGCTGACCTTCCCGCTCGAATTCGCCGCGGTAAAGAGTTCCTTGCGTGCCTTCATCGCCACCCTGTTCGAAGAAAACCCGTTCCAGTTCAAGCCGGTATTTCGCGGCTTCTATTTCACCAGCGCCTTGCAGGAAGGCAGCGGCCTCAGTACTTCGTCGGAACGGATCGCGGAGCGCTTCGACCTCAAGCTGCAAGCGCTGGAGCGCCCGGAAATCCATTCCAAGCACGGCTTCTTCCTGCTCAACCTGTTCCGCAAGGTCATCTTTGCCGACAAGGACCTGGTCTCGCAATACGCCAGCCGTCACAAGACGCGCTTGCGCTACACCATGTTTTTCGCTGCCACCGCTTTCGTCGGGCTGGCCCTGGCGGGCTGGAGCTGGTCTTACATGGGCAACCGCCAGCTGACCGCCAACGTGCAGGCAGACCTGGACAAGGCCATCAAGCTGCAGGAAAAACGGCTGGACCTGCAATCGCGTTTCGAAGCGATGGAGATCCTGCAAGACCGCATCGAACAATTGCAAAAATACGACAACCACCGGCCTCTGTCGCTCGGCTTCGGCCTGTACCAGGGCGAGTTGCTGGAGCAGAAGCTGCGCGAAGAATATTTCGCCGGCATCAAGGACATCATGCTCAAGCCGGTGACCGCGAATATCGAATCCTTCCTGTCTGAAATGAATGCCCATGCCGGTTCGCTGGAGCCGATGTCGCGTCCGGTGCAGCTGGTGGCCGGTGCGGCGCAGCCGGCGGCTGGCGCCGCAGCCGCAGCAAGCACGGCGGCAGCGCAGGCGGCCAATGCCGGCAGCACCCAGCAATACAAGGATTCTTCGCCTACCAATGTGGAAGACGGCTACAACGCCCTGAAGACTTACCTGATGCTGAGCGACCGCTCGCGCGCCGAGTCCAGCCATCTGAACGACCAGCTGACCCGCTTCTGGCGCGGCTGGCTGGAAAGCAACCGCGGCAACATGACGCGCGAACAGATGATCCGCAGCGCCGAACGCCTGATGAGTTTTTACCTGTCGCAGGTAAGCGATCCGTCCTGGCCTACGATTGAAAGCAAGCTGACCCTGGTCGACCAGTCGCGCGACAACTTGCGCCGCGTGGTGCGCGGCATGGCTGCGCGCGATCGGGTATATGCGGATATCAAGGCGCGCGCCTCGACCCGCTTCCCGTCGATCACGGTGGCCAGCATCGTCGGCGACCAGGATAAGGAACTGATTGTCGGCAGCTACGCGATTCCGGGCACCTTCACCCGCGACGCCTGGGAGAAATTCGTCCAGGGCGCGTTCAAGGAAGCCGCCAACAAGGAACTGCAAAGCGCCGACTGGGTGCTCAAGACTGCATCCAGCGACGACCTGACATTGGAAGGCAGCCCGGAACAGATCCAGAAAGCCCTGGTTACCCAATACAAGACCGAGTACGCCAAGGAATGGCAGAAGTTCATGCAAGGCGCCAATATCGCCGACCTCGGCGGCTTCGACAACGCGGTCAAGGCGATGAACCGTTTCGGCGACCCTTCCACCTCGCCGATCAACAAGTTCATCACCGCTGTCTACCAGCAGACTTCCTGGGACAATCCGTCGCTGCTGAACACCGGCCTGGGACGCGCGCAAAGCGGCTTCATCGCCTGGTTCAAGCAGACCATCCTGCGCCAGGCGCCGTCGGGAGTGAACGTCAACGTCAACCTGAACGCCAATACCGACCCCACAGCCGCGCCCATGGGCCCGGTCGGCAAGGAATTCGCCGGCGTCGCACGCATGGTGACGGCCAAGGACAAGGACGCCACGCTGATGCGCGGCTACATGGAAAGCCTGTCGAAACTGCGTACCCGCTTCAACCAGATCAAGAACCAGGGCGATACCGGCCCCGGCGCCAACCAGCTGATGCAGCAAACCTTGAACGGCAGCGGTTCGGAACTGGCTGACGCGCTCAAGTATGTGGATGAGCAGATGCTGGTCGGCATGAGCGATTCGCAGAAACAGGCGATCCGTCCGATCCTGGTGCGGCCGCTGATCCAGGCTTTTGCTGTCACCATCAAGCCGACCGAGGCGGAGATGAACCGCACCTGGCTGGCGCAGGTTTATTCGCCGTTCGAGAAAACCCTGGCGGAAAAATATCCGTTTGCCGCCAATTCGAAAATCGAAGCGACCAGCGCCGAAATCGGCCAGACCTTCGGCCCGGACGGCAGCATCGCCAAGTTTGTCAATTCGTCGATGGGTCCGCTGGTGGTGCGTCGCGGCGATACCTTGGCCGCCAAGACCTGGGCCGACATGGGCATCACGCTGTCGCCTACCATGGTGTCGAGTTTCGCACGCTGGGTAGCGCCATTGGGCGCCAGCAGCGCGGCAGCCGGCGGCAGCGCCGGCGGAGCGGATGCGCAAACCGTGTTCCAGATACAGGCCCTGCCGGCCGGCGGCACCACTGAATACACCATCGAAATCGATGGCCAGCAACTGCGTTACCGCAATACCCAGGCGCAATGGACCAACTTCGTGTGGCCCAATCCGCAAGGCGTGGCGGGCGCCCGCATCACGGCCGTTACCTTCGACGGCCGTACTGTTGAAATCGCCAACCAGCCCGGCCGTTTCGGCCTGGAGCGCCTGATCAACACGGCGGTGCGCAAGCGCAAGGACGGTAACTTCGAACTGAGCTGGACCAACGAAAACATCACGGTGCCTATCAACCTGAAGATCATCAGCAGCCCGCAGGTCAGCGCCAAGTCGCCTGACGGCGGCGCCCAGCAAGGCCAGGGTTTCCGCGGCATGAGGCTGCCGGAAACGATTGTCGGCACGGCGGCCAGCCCGGTCAGCAATCCTGCTGCGCCAGCGGTCGGAGCAGCGCCGGCCCCGGCTGTCGGCGCGGCGGGTACGGCACCAGCTCCCGCAACAACGGCTGCCGCAGCACCGGCTGCCGTAGCACCGGCTACCGTAGCAACTGCAGGAGGGGCCGCACAATGA